Proteins from a genomic interval of Thamnophis elegans isolate rThaEle1 chromosome 2, rThaEle1.pri, whole genome shotgun sequence:
- the NFE2 gene encoding transcription factor NF-E2 45 kDa subunit isoform X2, producing the protein MSPCPPQQGWTRSTFLPLYNPLAGGESCSQGEMELTWQEILSISELQGLDMPAESCYDPALCGHSQQMAPSSNYGPCAGLGEGSASNYNHPTAAAYDHSYPENLPTSCTLYSYTGMLISSSLESPGPAMLGGYKGMPGMMLGRELTNGYGPQGPCKLQEDLESDSGLSLNYSDAESLEAEGLERAEYPSLYPLDHVPAYPPLAPVPEMPFPEHHPEHSLEKGQSPRGELVGNRDERRALAMKIPFPVEKIINLPVDDFNELLSRFPLSEPQMALIRDIRRRGKNKVAAQNCRKRKLETLVHLEQELDELSRERQRLLQDRGEFNRSLTLTKQKLGALYHQVFCMLRDEAGNAYSPDEYMLQLTIDGGVFLVPRNKQPESANS; encoded by the exons CAACCCCCTGGCAGGGGGGGAATCGTGCTCACAGGGGGAAATGGAGCTAACCTGGCAAGAGATTCTCTCAATCTCAGAATTGCAG GGTCTTGATATGCCAGCCGAGAGTTGCTATGATCCAGCTTTATGTGGCCATTCCCAACAGATGGCACCATCCTCTAACTATGGGCCATGTGCAGGATTGGGCGAGGGTTCTGCTTCCAATTACAATCACCCTACTGCTGCAGCCTATGACCATTCCTACCCAGAGAACCTGCCTACTTCTTGTACACTTTACAGTTACACCGGCATGCTGATCTCTTCCTCCCTGGAGTCTCCAGGACCTGCTATGCTGGGTGGATATAAAGGGATGCCAGGGATGATGTTGGGGAGGGAGCTAACGAATGGCTATGGACCACAGGGACCTTGCAAGCTCCAAGAAGATCTGGAATCAGACTCTGGGTTATCCCTTAATTACAGTGATGCAGAGTCCCTGGAAGCTGAGGGACTGGAGCGAGCAGAATATCCATCTTTGTATCCCTTGGACCACGTTCCAGCATACCCTCCATTGGCTCCTGTCCCAGAGATGCCCTTCCCTGAGCATCACCCGGAGCATTCTTTGGAAAAAGGGCAGAGCCCACGGGGAGAATTAGTTGGCAACAGAGATGAACGTCGGGCTCTAGCCATGAAAATCCCCTTCCCTGTGGAAAAGATCATCAACCTGCCAGTGGATGACTTCAATGAGCTGCTGTCACGTTTCCCGCTGAGTGAGCCTCAGATGGCACTAATCCGGGACATCCGCCGCCGTGGCAAGAATAAAGTGGCAGCTCAAAATTGTCGCAAGCGCAAACTGGAGACATTGGTACATCTGGAGCAGGAGCTGGATGAATTAAGCCGGGAGCGACAACGCTTGCTACAGGATCGCGGAGAGTTTAACAGGAGTCTGACACTGACCAAGCAGAAGCTGGGAGCCCTCTATCACCAAGTCTTTTGCATGTTGCGGGATGAAGCTGGCAACGCCTATTCCCCTGACGAGTACATGCTGCAGCTCACTATCGATGGCGGTGTCTTCCTTGTTCCACGCAACAAGCAGCCAGAAAGTGCCAACAGCTGA